Part of the Leclercia sp. AS011 genome is shown below.
CATATCGACAACGATGCCGGTATTCAGCGCCTGGCCATTGGTGCCGGTGCCGCCGCCGCGCGGGGTAAAGATCAGCGAAGCGAAACGCTCCTGGGAGGCCAGACGGGCCAGCAGGGCCACATCAGCGGTAGAACGGGGGAAAACGACGGCATCGGGAAGTAGCTGGTAGATACTGTTGTCGGTCGCCATGGTCAGCCTGTCGGCATAACGTGTGGCGGTATCGCCGGTAAAACCCTGTTGCTCCAAAGCCTGCAAAAAATTGAGCACCAGCTGAACGACGCCGGGTGCCTGAGAAATTTGTGGGATCATTACTGTCGACCCTGCCCCATCTGAATAGTTGTAGATAATCGTTTGCGTTGTGTCTCACATTTTGTATCACATTTTATTCATATGCGCCCGACAGAATTACAGGCAGAATCAGCCTGTTAAAAATCGCTGAAATCACTAATGATTAGAGTGATGCAGTTTCCTGTTCTCACCGGCCTTTCCGGTGTATTTCAAAGGTAAATTTCAACTATGGTCAATCGACACCAGCCCAGGGACGTCGCGCAAATTTTGCTGTCGGTGCTGTTTCTGGCAATCATGATTATTGCGTGTCTGTGGATTGTTCAGCCTTTCGTTCTGGGCTTTGCCTGGGCGGGTACCGTGGTGATCGCCACCTGGCCGCTGTTTCTGCGTTTAGAGCGCCTGCTGTTTGGTCGCCGCGCCCTGGCGGTGCTGGTGATGACGTTGCTGCTAGTGCTGCTGTTTGTCATCCCGGTGGCGTTACTGGTGAACAGCCTGGTGGACGGCAGCGGCCCGCTCATCTCCAGCATCACCAGCGGGGATATGACGCTGCCGACGCTGGACTGGCTGAATGACATCCCGCTGATTGGCGATAAGCTATATGCCGGCTGGCACAACCTGCTGGATATGGGTGGCAGTGCCATTATGGCGAAGGTGCGGCCCTATATTGGCGCTACCACCACCTGGTTTGTCGGCACCGCCGCGCACCTGGGCCGCTTTGTCGTCCACTGCGTACTGATGCTGCTCTTCAGCGCCCTGCTCTACTGGCGCGGCGAGCAAGTGGCGCTCGGGGTTCGTCATTTTGCGACGCGTCTGGCGTCGGCGCGTGGCGATGCGGCGATGCTGCTGGCGGCGCAGGCCGTCCGTGCGGTGGCGTTAGGCGTGGTCGTGACGGCGCTGGTGCAGTCGGTGCTGGGCGGCATTGGTCTGGCGATTTCCGGGGTGCCTTACGCCACCCTCTTTACGGTGCTGATGCTGTTAACCTGTCTGATGCAGCTGGGACCCCTGCTGGTGCTGGTCCCGGCGATTGTCTGGCTCTACTGGAGCGGCGACACCACCTGGGGCACGGTGCTGCTGGTCTGGAGCTGCGTGGTGGGCACCATGGATAACGTGATCCGCCCGATTCTGATTCGGATGGGTGCTGACCTGCCGTTAATCCTGATCCTCTCCGGCGTTATCGGTGGCTTGATTGCCTTCGGGATGATCGGTCTGTTTATCGGGCCGGTGCTGCTGGCGGTCTCCTGGCGACTCTTCTCCGCCTGGGTGCATGAAGTTCCGCCACCGCCGACCGATCCCGATGTGCTGCTTGAGGCGCTCAACGAGAAGGAAGCGCTGAAGAAGTAAAATCCCCATTCTGGTGGGTTCGCCCACCAGAAAGTTAAGCATCACTTATCAATCTATTTTTCATTAAGCGCGGCTAAAGCCGCTTTTCTTCGCAAATGCCTTATTCCTCTCATAAAATCTTCACTTTCTTTAAACTATTGAGACGAATCTGATCGACGCAAAAATTCCCCATGCCTACTATTAGGTCACGGTTATGAATCAACAACACCTTGATTTATAAGCATGGAAATCCCCTGAGTGAAACAACGAATTGCTGTGTGTAGTCTTTGCCCAACTCCCACGTTGGGCTTTTTTTTATTCTTTTTCAGCAAGTTACAGTACTATGAATCCAGTTTTACAAGCACTTCATTATGTAAATGGCCCCGAAATTACATTTAAATATCATTAACTTAAACATTTTATATGCAGTCTCTAAACCCGGGACAAATGAAGGGGATAACCGCCCATAAGGGCGGCTAATTTGACTGGCTACTGTTTCTATTATGTCTCTAACTAACAGTTCTCTGCACTGTTCGCGATTAATACTTGTTTCCTGTATTTGAATACCGATCAAATCTCAAGCCAT
Proteins encoded:
- the ydiK gene encoding AI-2E family transporter YdiK, translated to MVNRHQPRDVAQILLSVLFLAIMIIACLWIVQPFVLGFAWAGTVVIATWPLFLRLERLLFGRRALAVLVMTLLLVLLFVIPVALLVNSLVDGSGPLISSITSGDMTLPTLDWLNDIPLIGDKLYAGWHNLLDMGGSAIMAKVRPYIGATTTWFVGTAAHLGRFVVHCVLMLLFSALLYWRGEQVALGVRHFATRLASARGDAAMLLAAQAVRAVALGVVVTALVQSVLGGIGLAISGVPYATLFTVLMLLTCLMQLGPLLVLVPAIVWLYWSGDTTWGTVLLVWSCVVGTMDNVIRPILIRMGADLPLILILSGVIGGLIAFGMIGLFIGPVLLAVSWRLFSAWVHEVPPPPTDPDVLLEALNEKEALKK